The following proteins are encoded in a genomic region of Alnus glutinosa chromosome 8, dhAlnGlut1.1, whole genome shotgun sequence:
- the LOC133875108 gene encoding TPR repeat-containing thioredoxin TTL1 has product MSHSGKPILEPGLDALNDRFRDSLSCEANKPDFRELDLGSPVSPLRIRHTGPASSGLTATTTTTTSSSSSSSGSFSGRNGQNAVAKRTDSGPNNHSGELSGSSESSPTAGDSARSGGTGRNFKPGHNRSDSGSTPPLIYSGQSHPQTQSSVNSPALNVLPTGNICPSGKILKTGMVQSRSSRTDVLGSGSGNYGHGSIMRGGMSPKESANASASPTTMRSSGGGDYVRKAMVGADPEEVKRAGNEQYKRGHFGEALRLYDRAIALSPRNAAYRSNRAAALTGLGRLGEAVRECEEAVRLDPNYGRAHQRLASLFLRLGQVENARKHLCIPGVQPDPAELQKLQAVEKHLNKCTDSRRINDWKSALREGDAAIAVGADFSPQLFMCRTEALLKLHQIDDAESSLSNIPKLEPTTTSCSQSRFFGMLSEAYLYFVRAQIEMALGRFENAVTAAEKAGQIDARNVEVAVLLKNVRLVSRARARGNDLFKSERFTEACSAYGEGLRLDPSNSVLYCNRAAGWFKLGVWERSVEDCNQALRIQPTYTKALLRRAASNSKLERWVDAVRDYEVLRMELPNDNEVAESLFHAQVALKKSRGEEVYNMKFGGEVEEVSGHEQFRAAISLPGVSVVHFNTASDLQSKQISPFVDALCSRYPSINFLKVDIEESPTVANAENVRIVPTFKIYKNGIRVKEIVCPSRDVLEHSVRHYSF; this is encoded by the exons ATGTCGCATTCAGGGAAGCCCATTTTGGAGCCGGGGCTCGACGCGCTCAACGATCGATTCCGGGACTCACTGAGTTGCGAGGCTAATAAGCCCGATTTCCGGGAGCTCGATCTGGGCTCGCCGGTTTCGCCTCTACGGATCCGGCATACCGGACCTGCCAGCAGTGGGCtcaccgccaccaccaccactaccaCCAGTAGTAGCTCCAGCTCGTCCGGATCGTTCTCTGGCCGAAACGGCCAAAACGCGGTCGCGAAAAGAACTGATTCCGGCCCCAACAACCATTCCGGCGAACTCTCCGGGTCCAGCGAGAGCAGTCCCACGGCCGGTGACAGTGCCCGATCTGGCGGAACCGGCCGTAATTTCAAACCGGGTCATAACAGATCCGACTCCGGATCCACCCCCCCGCTAATATACTCGGGTCAGAGCCATCCCCAGACCCAAAGCTCCGTGAATTCACCGGCACTGAATGTCCTTCCAACCGGCAACATCTGCCCGTCCGGGAAAATCCTCAAAACGGGTATGGTTCAGAGCCGGAGCTCCAGAACCGACGTGTTAGGATCCGGGTCGGGCAATTACGGGCACGGGAGCATAATGCGGGGGGGTATGAGCCCCAAAGAGTCGGCAAACGCAAGCGCAAGCCCCACAACCATGCGGTCGAGCGGTGGCGGAGATTATGTGAGGAAAGCAATGGTGGGTGCGGATCCGGAGGAGGTGAAGAGGGCAGGGAACGAGCAGTACAAGAGGGGCCATTTTGGGGAGGCATTGAGATTGTACGATCGGGCAATTGCGCTTTCGCCTCGCAATGCGGCGTACCGGAGCAACCGGGCGGCAGCATTGACGGGTTTAGGGCGGCTTGGGGAAGCCGTGAGGGAGTGCGAGGAGGCGGTGAGGTTGGATCCCAATTATGGGAGGGCTCACCAGCGCTTGGCATCTCTTTTTCTTAG GTTAGGGCAGGTTGAGAATGCCAGGAAGCACCTTTGTATTCCTGGAGTTCAGCCAGATCCAGCAGAGTTGCAGAAGTTGCAGGCAGTAGAGAAGCATTTAAACAAATGCACAGATTCCCGGAGGATTAATGATTGGAAAAGTGCTTTGAGGGAAGGTGATGCTGCCATTGCTGTTGGAGCTGACTTTTCTCCACAG CTCTTTATGTGTAGAACGGAAGCACTTTTAAAGCTCCACCAAATTGATGATGCAGAATCAAGTCTATCAAATATTCCCAAACTAGAACCGACTACCACCTCCTGCTCCCAGAGTAGATTCTTTGGGATGCTTTCTGAAGCTTATCTATACTTTGTCCGAGCTCAGATTGAGATGGCATTGGGAAG GTTTGAGAATGCAGTTACAGCTGCTGAGAAAGCTGGGCAGATTGATGCCCGGAATGTTGAAGTTGCAGTGCTGCTTAAAAATGTTAGGTTGGTGTCAAGAGCTCGTGCGCGTGGCAATGATCTCTTCAAATCTGAGAGGTTCACTGAAGCTTGCTCTGCATATGGTGAAGGTCTCAGGCTTGACCCTTCCAACTCTGTTCTTTACTGCAATAGGGCAGCTGGTTGGTTTAAGCTTGGGGTGTGGGAGCGATCCGTTGAGGACTGCAACCAAGCCTTACGCATCCAACCCACTTACACGAAAGCGCTTCTTCGGAGGGCTGCCTCAAACAGCAAG TTGGAAAGGTGGGTGGACGCTGTGAGAGATTATGAGGTCTTGAGGATGGAACTTCCAAATGACAATGAAGTTGCAGAATCATTATTCCATGCTCAAGTTGCGTTGAAGAAATCCCGTGGGGAAGAAGTTTACAATATGAAGTTTGGCGGTGAAGTGGAGGAAGTATCAGGTCATGAGCAGTTCAGAGCTGCAATATCTCTACCAG GCGTGTCTGTTGTTCATTTCAACACAGCCTCTGACTTGCAAAGCAAGCAAATATCTCCTTTCGTGGACGCATTATGCAGCCGCTACCCATCCATTAATTTCCTGAAG GTGGATATTGAAGAGAGCCCAACAGTGGCAAATGCTGAGAATGTGAGGATTGTTCCAACATTCAAGATATACAAAAATGGTATCCGAGTGAAGGAGATTGTGTGCCCAAGTCGTGATGTGCTGGAACATTCGGTGAGGCATTACAGCTTTTAG